In the Oryza glaberrima chromosome 6, OglaRS2, whole genome shotgun sequence genome, one interval contains:
- the LOC127775396 gene encoding choline monooxygenase, chloroplastic isoform X5 yields MAIAQSAAAVSSAARASRPRPTRAAPRRIAASASSVAPPEPAARRLVAAFDPAVPLASAVTPPSGWYTDPDFLRLELDRVFLRGWQAVGHIWQVKNPNDYFTGSRLGNVEFVICRDANGELHAFHNVCRHHASLLACGSGQKTCFQCPYHGWTYGLDGVLLKATRISGIKNFNKNDFGLIPIKVATWGPFVLAKFDSGFSQETADNTVGDEWLGSASDLLSRNGIDTSLPHIYRREYIIECNWKVFCDNYLDGGYHVPYAHGTLASGLQLQSYETHTYERVSVQRCESVQAEQNDFDRLGTKAIYAFVYPNFMINRYGPWMDTNLVVPLDATRCKVIFDYFLDKSLTDDQNFIESSLKDSEQVQMEDIALCKGVQRGLESPAYSVGRYAPSVEMAMHHFHCLLHANLSGDWLQHSWSAGTSS; encoded by the exons atggcgatcGCGCAATCCGCGGCCGCGGTATCATCCGCCGCAAGAGCCTCCCGCCCAAGGCcgacccgcgccgcgccgcgccgcatcgccgcctccgcctcctccgtggcgccgccggagcccgCCGCGCGGCGCCTCGTGGCGGCGTTCGACCCGGCGGTCCCGCTGGCCTCCGCCGTGACGCCGCCGAGCGGGTGGTACACCGACCCGGACTTCCTCCGGCTCGAGCTCGACCGCGTCTTCCTCCGCGGGTGGCAGGCTGTTG GCCACATATGGCAAGTCAAGAACCCAAATGACTACTTCACAGGAAG TAGACTTGGAAATGTAGAATTTGTCATATGTCGGGATGCAAATGGAGAACTCCATGCTTTTCACAACGTGTGTCGCCATCACGCCTCACTCCTTGCATGTGGAAGTGGTCAGAAGACTTGCTTCCAGTGCCCTTATCAT GGCTGGACATATGGACTGGATGGAGTCCTCCTAAAAGCCACACGAATATCAGGAATCAAGAACTTCAACAAAAAT GATTTTGGTCTCATTCCTATTAAAGTGGCTACATGGGGGCCTTTTGTATTGGCCAAATTTGATAGTGGTTTCTCTCAAGAAACTGCTGATAACACAGTTGGAGATGAATGGCTGGGTAGTGCTTCGGATCTGCTGAGTAGAAATGGCATTGACACCTCGTTGCCTCATATTTACAGGCGAGAATATATAATTGAATGTAATTGGAAG GTCTTTTGTGACAACTATCTGGATGGTGGCTATCATGTTCCATATGCGCATGGAACCCTAGCATCTGGTCTACAGCTTCAATCCTACGAAACACAT ACATATGAAAGAGTTAGTGTTCAAAGGTGTGAAAGTGTCCAAGCAGAACAAAATGATTTCGATCGCTTAGGGACAAAAGCTATCTATGCTTTTGTTTATCCAAACTTTATGATTAACAG GTATGGTCCATGGATGGACACTAATCTAGTGGTCCCATTGGATGCAACCAGATGTAAAGTGATATTTGATTATTTCCTTGACAAGTCTCTTACG GACGACCAGAATTTTATTGAGAGCAGCTTAAAAGACAGCGAACAAGTACAG ATGGAAGACATTGCACTTTGCAAAGGAGTTCAGCGGGGCCTGGAATCACCAGCCTACAGTGTGGGAAGATATGCACCATCAGTGGAGATGGCCATGCACCACTTCCACTGCCTCTTACATGCCAATCTtagtggtgactg
- the LOC127775396 gene encoding choline monooxygenase, chloroplastic isoform X7: protein MAIAQSAAAVSSAARASRPRPTRAAPRRIAASASSVAPPEPAARRLVAAFDPAVPLASAVTPPSGWYTDPDFLRLELDRVFLRGWQAVGHIWQVKNPNDYFTGSRLGNVEFVICRDANGELHAFHNVCRHHASLLACGSGQKTCFQCPYHGWTYGLDGVLLKATRISGIKNFNKNDFGLIPIKVATWGPFVLAKFDSGFSQETADNTVGDEWLGSASDLLSRNGIDTSLPHIYRREYIIECNWKVFCDNYLDGGYHVPYAHGTLASGLQLQSYETHTYERVSVQRCESVQAEQNDFDRLGTKAIYAFVYPNFMINRYGPWMDTNLVVPLDATRCKVIFDYFLDKSLTDDQNFIESSLKDSEQVQMEDIALCKGVQRGLESPAYSVGRYAPSVEMAMHHFHCLLHANLSGDW from the exons atggcgatcGCGCAATCCGCGGCCGCGGTATCATCCGCCGCAAGAGCCTCCCGCCCAAGGCcgacccgcgccgcgccgcgccgcatcgccgcctccgcctcctccgtggcgccgccggagcccgCCGCGCGGCGCCTCGTGGCGGCGTTCGACCCGGCGGTCCCGCTGGCCTCCGCCGTGACGCCGCCGAGCGGGTGGTACACCGACCCGGACTTCCTCCGGCTCGAGCTCGACCGCGTCTTCCTCCGCGGGTGGCAGGCTGTTG GCCACATATGGCAAGTCAAGAACCCAAATGACTACTTCACAGGAAG TAGACTTGGAAATGTAGAATTTGTCATATGTCGGGATGCAAATGGAGAACTCCATGCTTTTCACAACGTGTGTCGCCATCACGCCTCACTCCTTGCATGTGGAAGTGGTCAGAAGACTTGCTTCCAGTGCCCTTATCAT GGCTGGACATATGGACTGGATGGAGTCCTCCTAAAAGCCACACGAATATCAGGAATCAAGAACTTCAACAAAAAT GATTTTGGTCTCATTCCTATTAAAGTGGCTACATGGGGGCCTTTTGTATTGGCCAAATTTGATAGTGGTTTCTCTCAAGAAACTGCTGATAACACAGTTGGAGATGAATGGCTGGGTAGTGCTTCGGATCTGCTGAGTAGAAATGGCATTGACACCTCGTTGCCTCATATTTACAGGCGAGAATATATAATTGAATGTAATTGGAAG GTCTTTTGTGACAACTATCTGGATGGTGGCTATCATGTTCCATATGCGCATGGAACCCTAGCATCTGGTCTACAGCTTCAATCCTACGAAACACAT ACATATGAAAGAGTTAGTGTTCAAAGGTGTGAAAGTGTCCAAGCAGAACAAAATGATTTCGATCGCTTAGGGACAAAAGCTATCTATGCTTTTGTTTATCCAAACTTTATGATTAACAG GTATGGTCCATGGATGGACACTAATCTAGTGGTCCCATTGGATGCAACCAGATGTAAAGTGATATTTGATTATTTCCTTGACAAGTCTCTTACG GACGACCAGAATTTTATTGAGAGCAGCTTAAAAGACAGCGAACAAGTACAG ATGGAAGACATTGCACTTTGCAAAGGAGTTCAGCGGGGCCTGGAATCACCAGCCTACAGTGTGGGAAGATATGCACCATCAGTGGAGATGGCCATGCACCACTTCCACTGCCTCTTACATGCCAATCTtagtggtgactggtga
- the LOC127775396 gene encoding choline monooxygenase, chloroplastic isoform X3, with translation MAIAQSAAAVSSAARASRPRPTRAAPRRIAASASSVAPPEPAARRLVAAFDPAVPLASAVTPPSGWYTDPDFLRLELDRVFLRGWQAVGHIWQVKNPNDYFTGSRLGNVEFVICRDANGELHAFHNVCRHHASLLACGSGQKTCFQCPYHGWTYGLDGVLLKATRISGIKNFNKNDFGLIPIKVATWGPFVLAKFDSGFSQETADNTVGDEWLGSASDLLSRNGIDTSLPHIYRREYIIECNWKVFCDNYLDGGYHVPYAHGTLASGLQLQSYETHTYERVSVQRCESVQAEQNDFDRLGTKAIYAFVYPNFMINRYGPWMDTNLVVPLDATRCKVIFDYFLDKSLTDDQNFIESSLKDSEQVQMEDIALCKGVQRGLESPAYSVGRYAPSVEMAMHHFHCLLHANLSGDWHLLLCSGACWMLHADGSTRQ, from the exons atggcgatcGCGCAATCCGCGGCCGCGGTATCATCCGCCGCAAGAGCCTCCCGCCCAAGGCcgacccgcgccgcgccgcgccgcatcgccgcctccgcctcctccgtggcgccgccggagcccgCCGCGCGGCGCCTCGTGGCGGCGTTCGACCCGGCGGTCCCGCTGGCCTCCGCCGTGACGCCGCCGAGCGGGTGGTACACCGACCCGGACTTCCTCCGGCTCGAGCTCGACCGCGTCTTCCTCCGCGGGTGGCAGGCTGTTG GCCACATATGGCAAGTCAAGAACCCAAATGACTACTTCACAGGAAG TAGACTTGGAAATGTAGAATTTGTCATATGTCGGGATGCAAATGGAGAACTCCATGCTTTTCACAACGTGTGTCGCCATCACGCCTCACTCCTTGCATGTGGAAGTGGTCAGAAGACTTGCTTCCAGTGCCCTTATCAT GGCTGGACATATGGACTGGATGGAGTCCTCCTAAAAGCCACACGAATATCAGGAATCAAGAACTTCAACAAAAAT GATTTTGGTCTCATTCCTATTAAAGTGGCTACATGGGGGCCTTTTGTATTGGCCAAATTTGATAGTGGTTTCTCTCAAGAAACTGCTGATAACACAGTTGGAGATGAATGGCTGGGTAGTGCTTCGGATCTGCTGAGTAGAAATGGCATTGACACCTCGTTGCCTCATATTTACAGGCGAGAATATATAATTGAATGTAATTGGAAG GTCTTTTGTGACAACTATCTGGATGGTGGCTATCATGTTCCATATGCGCATGGAACCCTAGCATCTGGTCTACAGCTTCAATCCTACGAAACACAT ACATATGAAAGAGTTAGTGTTCAAAGGTGTGAAAGTGTCCAAGCAGAACAAAATGATTTCGATCGCTTAGGGACAAAAGCTATCTATGCTTTTGTTTATCCAAACTTTATGATTAACAG GTATGGTCCATGGATGGACACTAATCTAGTGGTCCCATTGGATGCAACCAGATGTAAAGTGATATTTGATTATTTCCTTGACAAGTCTCTTACG GACGACCAGAATTTTATTGAGAGCAGCTTAAAAGACAGCGAACAAGTACAG ATGGAAGACATTGCACTTTGCAAAGGAGTTCAGCGGGGCCTGGAATCACCAGCCTACAGTGTGGGAAGATATGCACCATCAGTGGAGATGGCCATGCACCACTTCCACTGCCTCTTACATGCCAATCTtagtggtgactg GCATTTGTTGCTTTGTAGTGGGGCTTGTTGGATGCTGCATGCAGATGGAAGCACCAGGCAGTAA
- the LOC127775396 gene encoding choline monooxygenase, chloroplastic isoform X2 — MAIAQSAAAVSSAARASRPRPTRAAPRRIAASASSVAPPEPAARRLVAAFDPAVPLASAVTPPSGWYTDPDFLRLELDRVFLRGWQAVGHIWQVKNPNDYFTGRLGNVEFVICRDANGELHAFHNVCRHHASLLACGSGQKTCFQCPYHGWTYGLDGVLLKATRISGIKNFNKNDFGLIPIKVATWGPFVLAKFDSGFSQETADNTVGDEWLGSASDLLSRNGIDTSLPHIYRREYIIECNWKVFCDNYLDGGYHVPYAHGTLASGLQLQSYETHTYERVSVQRCESVQAEQNDFDRLGTKAIYAFVYPNFMINRYGPWMDTNLVVPLDATRCKVIFDYFLDKSLTDDQNFIESSLKDSEQVQMEDIALCKGVQRGLESPAYSVGRYAPSVEMAMHHFHCLLHANLSGDCCWTAVGYINSTSSTKFTASAVVAAL, encoded by the exons atggcgatcGCGCAATCCGCGGCCGCGGTATCATCCGCCGCAAGAGCCTCCCGCCCAAGGCcgacccgcgccgcgccgcgccgcatcgccgcctccgcctcctccgtggcgccgccggagcccgCCGCGCGGCGCCTCGTGGCGGCGTTCGACCCGGCGGTCCCGCTGGCCTCCGCCGTGACGCCGCCGAGCGGGTGGTACACCGACCCGGACTTCCTCCGGCTCGAGCTCGACCGCGTCTTCCTCCGCGGGTGGCAGGCTGTTG GCCACATATGGCAAGTCAAGAACCCAAATGACTACTTCACAGGAAG ACTTGGAAATGTAGAATTTGTCATATGTCGGGATGCAAATGGAGAACTCCATGCTTTTCACAACGTGTGTCGCCATCACGCCTCACTCCTTGCATGTGGAAGTGGTCAGAAGACTTGCTTCCAGTGCCCTTATCAT GGCTGGACATATGGACTGGATGGAGTCCTCCTAAAAGCCACACGAATATCAGGAATCAAGAACTTCAACAAAAAT GATTTTGGTCTCATTCCTATTAAAGTGGCTACATGGGGGCCTTTTGTATTGGCCAAATTTGATAGTGGTTTCTCTCAAGAAACTGCTGATAACACAGTTGGAGATGAATGGCTGGGTAGTGCTTCGGATCTGCTGAGTAGAAATGGCATTGACACCTCGTTGCCTCATATTTACAGGCGAGAATATATAATTGAATGTAATTGGAAG GTCTTTTGTGACAACTATCTGGATGGTGGCTATCATGTTCCATATGCGCATGGAACCCTAGCATCTGGTCTACAGCTTCAATCCTACGAAACACAT ACATATGAAAGAGTTAGTGTTCAAAGGTGTGAAAGTGTCCAAGCAGAACAAAATGATTTCGATCGCTTAGGGACAAAAGCTATCTATGCTTTTGTTTATCCAAACTTTATGATTAACAG GTATGGTCCATGGATGGACACTAATCTAGTGGTCCCATTGGATGCAACCAGATGTAAAGTGATATTTGATTATTTCCTTGACAAGTCTCTTACG GACGACCAGAATTTTATTGAGAGCAGCTTAAAAGACAGCGAACAAGTACAG ATGGAAGACATTGCACTTTGCAAAGGAGTTCAGCGGGGCCTGGAATCACCAGCCTACAGTGTGGGAAGATATGCACCATCAGTGGAGATGGCCATGCACCACTTCCACTGCCTCTTACATGCCAATCTtagtggtgactg
- the LOC127775396 gene encoding choline monooxygenase, chloroplastic isoform X6: MAIAQSAAAVSSAARASRPRPTRAAPRRIAASASSVAPPEPAARRLVAAFDPAVPLASAVTPPSGWYTDPDFLRLELDRVFLRGWQAVGHIWQVKNPNDYFTGSRLGNVEFVICRDANGELHAFHNVCRHHASLLACGSGQKTCFQCPYHGWTYGLDGVLLKATRISGIKNFNKNDFGLIPIKVATWGPFVLAKFDSGFSQETADNTVGDEWLGSASDLLSRNGIDTSLPHIYRREYIIECNWKVFCDNYLDGGYHVPYAHGTLASGLQLQSYETHTYERVSVQRCESVQAEQNDFDRLGTKAIYAFVYPNFMINRYGPWMDTNLVVPLDATRCKVIFDYFLDKSLTDDQNFIESSLKDSEQVQMEDIALCKGVQRGLESPAYSVGRYAPSVEMAMHHFHCLLHANLSGDCNSFFKSGHL; this comes from the exons atggcgatcGCGCAATCCGCGGCCGCGGTATCATCCGCCGCAAGAGCCTCCCGCCCAAGGCcgacccgcgccgcgccgcgccgcatcgccgcctccgcctcctccgtggcgccgccggagcccgCCGCGCGGCGCCTCGTGGCGGCGTTCGACCCGGCGGTCCCGCTGGCCTCCGCCGTGACGCCGCCGAGCGGGTGGTACACCGACCCGGACTTCCTCCGGCTCGAGCTCGACCGCGTCTTCCTCCGCGGGTGGCAGGCTGTTG GCCACATATGGCAAGTCAAGAACCCAAATGACTACTTCACAGGAAG TAGACTTGGAAATGTAGAATTTGTCATATGTCGGGATGCAAATGGAGAACTCCATGCTTTTCACAACGTGTGTCGCCATCACGCCTCACTCCTTGCATGTGGAAGTGGTCAGAAGACTTGCTTCCAGTGCCCTTATCAT GGCTGGACATATGGACTGGATGGAGTCCTCCTAAAAGCCACACGAATATCAGGAATCAAGAACTTCAACAAAAAT GATTTTGGTCTCATTCCTATTAAAGTGGCTACATGGGGGCCTTTTGTATTGGCCAAATTTGATAGTGGTTTCTCTCAAGAAACTGCTGATAACACAGTTGGAGATGAATGGCTGGGTAGTGCTTCGGATCTGCTGAGTAGAAATGGCATTGACACCTCGTTGCCTCATATTTACAGGCGAGAATATATAATTGAATGTAATTGGAAG GTCTTTTGTGACAACTATCTGGATGGTGGCTATCATGTTCCATATGCGCATGGAACCCTAGCATCTGGTCTACAGCTTCAATCCTACGAAACACAT ACATATGAAAGAGTTAGTGTTCAAAGGTGTGAAAGTGTCCAAGCAGAACAAAATGATTTCGATCGCTTAGGGACAAAAGCTATCTATGCTTTTGTTTATCCAAACTTTATGATTAACAG GTATGGTCCATGGATGGACACTAATCTAGTGGTCCCATTGGATGCAACCAGATGTAAAGTGATATTTGATTATTTCCTTGACAAGTCTCTTACG GACGACCAGAATTTTATTGAGAGCAGCTTAAAAGACAGCGAACAAGTACAG ATGGAAGACATTGCACTTTGCAAAGGAGTTCAGCGGGGCCTGGAATCACCAGCCTACAGTGTGGGAAGATATGCACCATCAGTGGAGATGGCCATGCACCACTTCCACTGCCTCTTACATGCCAATCTtagtggtgactg
- the LOC127775396 gene encoding choline monooxygenase, chloroplastic isoform X1: protein MAIAQSAAAVSSAARASRPRPTRAAPRRIAASASSVAPPEPAARRLVAAFDPAVPLASAVTPPSGWYTDPDFLRLELDRVFLRGWQAVGHIWQVKNPNDYFTGSRLGNVEFVICRDANGELHAFHNVCRHHASLLACGSGQKTCFQCPYHGWTYGLDGVLLKATRISGIKNFNKNDFGLIPIKVATWGPFVLAKFDSGFSQETADNTVGDEWLGSASDLLSRNGIDTSLPHIYRREYIIECNWKVFCDNYLDGGYHVPYAHGTLASGLQLQSYETHTYERVSVQRCESVQAEQNDFDRLGTKAIYAFVYPNFMINRYGPWMDTNLVVPLDATRCKVIFDYFLDKSLTDDQNFIESSLKDSEQVQMEDIALCKGVQRGLESPAYSVGRYAPSVEMAMHHFHCLLHANLSGDCCWTAVGYINSTSSTKFTASAVVAAL from the exons atggcgatcGCGCAATCCGCGGCCGCGGTATCATCCGCCGCAAGAGCCTCCCGCCCAAGGCcgacccgcgccgcgccgcgccgcatcgccgcctccgcctcctccgtggcgccgccggagcccgCCGCGCGGCGCCTCGTGGCGGCGTTCGACCCGGCGGTCCCGCTGGCCTCCGCCGTGACGCCGCCGAGCGGGTGGTACACCGACCCGGACTTCCTCCGGCTCGAGCTCGACCGCGTCTTCCTCCGCGGGTGGCAGGCTGTTG GCCACATATGGCAAGTCAAGAACCCAAATGACTACTTCACAGGAAG TAGACTTGGAAATGTAGAATTTGTCATATGTCGGGATGCAAATGGAGAACTCCATGCTTTTCACAACGTGTGTCGCCATCACGCCTCACTCCTTGCATGTGGAAGTGGTCAGAAGACTTGCTTCCAGTGCCCTTATCAT GGCTGGACATATGGACTGGATGGAGTCCTCCTAAAAGCCACACGAATATCAGGAATCAAGAACTTCAACAAAAAT GATTTTGGTCTCATTCCTATTAAAGTGGCTACATGGGGGCCTTTTGTATTGGCCAAATTTGATAGTGGTTTCTCTCAAGAAACTGCTGATAACACAGTTGGAGATGAATGGCTGGGTAGTGCTTCGGATCTGCTGAGTAGAAATGGCATTGACACCTCGTTGCCTCATATTTACAGGCGAGAATATATAATTGAATGTAATTGGAAG GTCTTTTGTGACAACTATCTGGATGGTGGCTATCATGTTCCATATGCGCATGGAACCCTAGCATCTGGTCTACAGCTTCAATCCTACGAAACACAT ACATATGAAAGAGTTAGTGTTCAAAGGTGTGAAAGTGTCCAAGCAGAACAAAATGATTTCGATCGCTTAGGGACAAAAGCTATCTATGCTTTTGTTTATCCAAACTTTATGATTAACAG GTATGGTCCATGGATGGACACTAATCTAGTGGTCCCATTGGATGCAACCAGATGTAAAGTGATATTTGATTATTTCCTTGACAAGTCTCTTACG GACGACCAGAATTTTATTGAGAGCAGCTTAAAAGACAGCGAACAAGTACAG ATGGAAGACATTGCACTTTGCAAAGGAGTTCAGCGGGGCCTGGAATCACCAGCCTACAGTGTGGGAAGATATGCACCATCAGTGGAGATGGCCATGCACCACTTCCACTGCCTCTTACATGCCAATCTtagtggtgactg
- the LOC127775396 gene encoding choline monooxygenase, chloroplastic isoform X4, which yields MAIAQSAAAVSSAARASRPRPTRAAPRRIAASASSVAPPEPAARRLVAAFDPAVPLASAVTPPSGWYTDPDFLRLELDRVFLRGWQAVGHIWQVKNPNDYFTGSRLGNVEFVICRDANGELHAFHNVCRHHASLLACGSGQKTCFQCPYHGWTYGLDGVLLKATRISGIKNFNKNDFGLIPIKVATWGPFVLAKFDSGFSQETADNTVGDEWLGSASDLLSRNGIDTSLPHIYRREYIIECNWKVFCDNYLDGGYHVPYAHGTLASGLQLQSYETHTYERVSVQRCESVQAEQNDFDRLGTKAIYAFVYPNFMINRYGPWMDTNLVVPLDATRCKVIFDYFLDKSLTDDQNFIESSLKDSEQVQMEDIALCKGVQRGLESPAYSVGRYAPSVEMAMHHFHCLLHANLSGDWANNHGPRAHET from the exons atggcgatcGCGCAATCCGCGGCCGCGGTATCATCCGCCGCAAGAGCCTCCCGCCCAAGGCcgacccgcgccgcgccgcgccgcatcgccgcctccgcctcctccgtggcgccgccggagcccgCCGCGCGGCGCCTCGTGGCGGCGTTCGACCCGGCGGTCCCGCTGGCCTCCGCCGTGACGCCGCCGAGCGGGTGGTACACCGACCCGGACTTCCTCCGGCTCGAGCTCGACCGCGTCTTCCTCCGCGGGTGGCAGGCTGTTG GCCACATATGGCAAGTCAAGAACCCAAATGACTACTTCACAGGAAG TAGACTTGGAAATGTAGAATTTGTCATATGTCGGGATGCAAATGGAGAACTCCATGCTTTTCACAACGTGTGTCGCCATCACGCCTCACTCCTTGCATGTGGAAGTGGTCAGAAGACTTGCTTCCAGTGCCCTTATCAT GGCTGGACATATGGACTGGATGGAGTCCTCCTAAAAGCCACACGAATATCAGGAATCAAGAACTTCAACAAAAAT GATTTTGGTCTCATTCCTATTAAAGTGGCTACATGGGGGCCTTTTGTATTGGCCAAATTTGATAGTGGTTTCTCTCAAGAAACTGCTGATAACACAGTTGGAGATGAATGGCTGGGTAGTGCTTCGGATCTGCTGAGTAGAAATGGCATTGACACCTCGTTGCCTCATATTTACAGGCGAGAATATATAATTGAATGTAATTGGAAG GTCTTTTGTGACAACTATCTGGATGGTGGCTATCATGTTCCATATGCGCATGGAACCCTAGCATCTGGTCTACAGCTTCAATCCTACGAAACACAT ACATATGAAAGAGTTAGTGTTCAAAGGTGTGAAAGTGTCCAAGCAGAACAAAATGATTTCGATCGCTTAGGGACAAAAGCTATCTATGCTTTTGTTTATCCAAACTTTATGATTAACAG GTATGGTCCATGGATGGACACTAATCTAGTGGTCCCATTGGATGCAACCAGATGTAAAGTGATATTTGATTATTTCCTTGACAAGTCTCTTACG GACGACCAGAATTTTATTGAGAGCAGCTTAAAAGACAGCGAACAAGTACAG ATGGAAGACATTGCACTTTGCAAAGGAGTTCAGCGGGGCCTGGAATCACCAGCCTACAGTGTGGGAAGATATGCACCATCAGTGGAGATGGCCATGCACCACTTCCACTGCCTCTTACATGCCAATCTtagtggtgactg
- the LOC127775396 gene encoding choline monooxygenase, chloroplastic isoform X8, translated as MAIAQSAAAVSSAARASRPRPTRAAPRRIAASASSVAPPEPAARRLVAAFDPAVPLASAVTPPSGWYTDPDFLRLELDRVFLRGWQAVGHIWQVKNPNDYFTGSRLGNVEFVICRDANGELHAFHNVCRHHASLLACGSGQKTCFQCPYHGWTYGLDGVLLKATRISGIKNFNKNDFGLIPIKVATWGPFVLAKFDSGFSQETADNTVGDEWLGSASDLLSRNGIDTSLPHIYRREYIIECNWKVFCDNYLDGGYHVPYAHGTLASGLQLQSYETHTYERVSVQRCESVQAEQNDFDRLGTKAIYAFVYPNFMINRYGPWMDTNLVVPLDATRCKVIFDYFLDKSLTDDQNFIESSLKDSEQVQMEDIALCKGVQRGLESPAYSVGRYAPSVEMAMHHFHCLLHANLSGD; from the exons atggcgatcGCGCAATCCGCGGCCGCGGTATCATCCGCCGCAAGAGCCTCCCGCCCAAGGCcgacccgcgccgcgccgcgccgcatcgccgcctccgcctcctccgtggcgccgccggagcccgCCGCGCGGCGCCTCGTGGCGGCGTTCGACCCGGCGGTCCCGCTGGCCTCCGCCGTGACGCCGCCGAGCGGGTGGTACACCGACCCGGACTTCCTCCGGCTCGAGCTCGACCGCGTCTTCCTCCGCGGGTGGCAGGCTGTTG GCCACATATGGCAAGTCAAGAACCCAAATGACTACTTCACAGGAAG TAGACTTGGAAATGTAGAATTTGTCATATGTCGGGATGCAAATGGAGAACTCCATGCTTTTCACAACGTGTGTCGCCATCACGCCTCACTCCTTGCATGTGGAAGTGGTCAGAAGACTTGCTTCCAGTGCCCTTATCAT GGCTGGACATATGGACTGGATGGAGTCCTCCTAAAAGCCACACGAATATCAGGAATCAAGAACTTCAACAAAAAT GATTTTGGTCTCATTCCTATTAAAGTGGCTACATGGGGGCCTTTTGTATTGGCCAAATTTGATAGTGGTTTCTCTCAAGAAACTGCTGATAACACAGTTGGAGATGAATGGCTGGGTAGTGCTTCGGATCTGCTGAGTAGAAATGGCATTGACACCTCGTTGCCTCATATTTACAGGCGAGAATATATAATTGAATGTAATTGGAAG GTCTTTTGTGACAACTATCTGGATGGTGGCTATCATGTTCCATATGCGCATGGAACCCTAGCATCTGGTCTACAGCTTCAATCCTACGAAACACAT ACATATGAAAGAGTTAGTGTTCAAAGGTGTGAAAGTGTCCAAGCAGAACAAAATGATTTCGATCGCTTAGGGACAAAAGCTATCTATGCTTTTGTTTATCCAAACTTTATGATTAACAG GTATGGTCCATGGATGGACACTAATCTAGTGGTCCCATTGGATGCAACCAGATGTAAAGTGATATTTGATTATTTCCTTGACAAGTCTCTTACG GACGACCAGAATTTTATTGAGAGCAGCTTAAAAGACAGCGAACAAGTACAG ATGGAAGACATTGCACTTTGCAAAGGAGTTCAGCGGGGCCTGGAATCACCAGCCTACAGTGTGGGAAGATATGCACCATCAGTGGAGATGGCCATGCACCACTTCCACTGCCTCTTACATGCCAATCTtagtggtgactg